gggggggggcgagtcCCAAAACCGCGCGGAATCCCCCCGAGAGGGCAGACGagtccccggggaggggggatgtCGAGGCGCGGCGCCCCGGGACCGGCGGCCGCGGACAGGCCACCGGTGTTTCCGATTTGGGGCAAAACGCCCCAAAATCTTCCTcttctcggggcgggggggagggagggaggaaatcaGAGGGGGAAATCCAGCACCGCAGCGGGAGGAGAAAGCAGACCCCAAACCCCAACGCGCTCCGGGTTTCGCCGGCAAGAGGTTCTGGGCTGATTTCACCCGCTTTGGGTGTTTCCCGGCCCTCGGAGGAGCTGCGATTAGGGAAGCGGCTGCCGGAGGCCCGCGGACGCCCGGGCCCGACCACGGCCGCTCTCGGGCCGCCGGGCTCCGGCCGCCCTTGGCTCGGCCCCAGGCCGCGACGCCGCCAGCCGGCTGCGGCCGCTGCCGCCAGTATCTTGGGGATCGTTGTCCGATTAAAGCTGGGCTTCGCCTCGCGCTCGGGGCTGGAAGCAGGGAGGCGCCGGCCCTGCCGGACGCAGCCGGAGCCTGGGCCCGCGAGGGTCcccgcctgcccggccgccggcccgctTCCCCTTTGCGGACACCCAAAAGGGCCGGCCgcccgtcctgtcccgtccccagGCCCCCCGCCACGCACCGGCGGTGGCAGCAGAGCGAGGACTATCCTTAAATATTGCAAGAACCAGCTGTACCTGGGCACCGTGCAGGCAGGCACGAGGTTAAATATTTCATGCCTCACATTTCGTCCTAATCTTTTATTAATTGTGCTATTTCCTCGCCGCGTGCCGTGCCGGcggtggctgggctgggggcaaggcGGGGGGCACCCCTGGgctcccgcccggcgccccgcagccTCCCGGGGCGCAGGAGCGATGAGGGCGCAGATGTGCCCCGCGGCGCAGGACCCGAGGGGTGACGGGCCTGGCCTGACCCACTTCACGGGAGGGAGGGACTCGGCCTGAGAAGACGTTTTGGAGCGTTTTCAAAGCTTCTTGCCCAAAACGGCCCGTTTTCCACAGGCAGGGGTGACACGGGTGACCCTGAAGGAGGCAGCTCCCTCTGCTCCCGCGCTAAAACACCCGCCCGACCGCGGGAGCAGGGAGCGGGTGCGATGCCCTCCCCCGTCCAGCGCCTCCCCTGCCTCCTCGAGTCGGGAGccctggggccggcggcgcccgccggaGGCAGCGCCAACCTCCCGGCACGTTTCTGCCAGCAGCTGGCACGAGCTGGGGCCTTGTGCTGGCTGGAGCCCGCGCTGGAGCCGACAAGCTGAGAGGGGAAAGTGAGGGAGGGGACTGGCCGAAATCAGGGGTCCCCTCGCTGTGCCGGGGCGCTGCTGCCCCGGcgtgccgggccgggcgcccgcaCCCCCCGCTGCGTCCCTGCCGCGCCAGGGACACCTTGTCACCCCCTGGCTGCGGGACCCGTGGGAACCCACGCAAAGGAGGTCTGGGAGCCCTTAAAGCAACCCAGCAGCTGACACTCGTCTCTGGCGCTGCCTTCGATCTGTATGTTGGCTCCTGTTTGCACTTACCGGCTTTGAGTGGTTTTTAATTATTGATGCCTCTTTTAGCTTTTATCTCGCGTTGGCTGCAGCCGGGAAGGGCTTGGCGCTCCTGCATTAGTGATGAACTGGGAGGAGGCgctgccacccgcagggctgctcgCCTGGTGGGCGAGGGGGCAGGAgccgggagggagccgggcggccggTCCCGCTgctgccgcggggctgcgggatCTGCCCGAGGGAAGGAGCCGGGGGCGACGGGCGGAGGGGCAGGAAGGTGTGGAAACCTGCGCGACCCCGTGAAAAGCTGGCGCCTGCTCGCCCCGCCACGGAGGAAAGATGACATTTTCCTGCGTCTAGtgacgggcaggtgggagggggagagatgTGGGACGGCGGAGCTTCGCCAAGTCCCTGGACGCTGCAAGCAGGAATCGATGCCAAGCCGCGGTTGAGAGGCGGCGCTGCCGCGGTGGGGGCATGGCACTGCCGCAGCCAGGCCCCGCGCGCCGGGCCCGCTCTCCGTCCCTCGCAGCCGGAGCTCTTCAGACGGCGGCTGTCGCGAGGCTGCTCCTTGCCCCCGAACAGCCCGGCGTTTGCAGAGCTCGTCCGAGCATCCCCGTGCCgggagctgcttcccagccacctgccagcGTCCCGCACTCGTGCCACGGCCTCTCGTGCACAACGACAAGTCGTTTCGCTGCTGGGAACGAGCCTCAAACCATCCTTAACCAGCTGGGCGGGGGAAGCCCCAGGCCGGAGCTCGCTGGGCCAGGAGaggctgcagggcagggcagcccgcctgcagcagGGACGCTGCTTCCCTGGGCCTGAGGCTACCCTGGCAGTCCCCGCAGAGGCACTTTTGAGccttttctgctgctgccatggggagagagagaaaccagccCACTTCGAGAGTGGATCGTCTCCCAAAAGCAGGAACAGAGCGCAAGATTCAGCTCAGCGTTCACTGGGGGCCACAGGGGACCTGACAGCCCAAAGGCTCTTTCCTAGCATGTTAACGCAGGTTGGAGTCCCGCAGCGCGGGGGGGCATACCCCCGGCTCAGGCAGGGACGGCTCCCACCCCTCTCCCTGTGAGCCGGGAGTGCTCGGCCGGCAGCCTGGTGGTCTGTTCGACCCCCAGCCCACCGCCGAGCCGCCAGCCTGAAAGCACCCCAGACCGACTTCGCCTCAGTCCTCCTCCCTCGCGCGTCCATCAGAACTAGCATCCACTTACGGCGCTCCCTACCTCAGGCTGGATTTGAACCCGTGACCTCGAGGTGAAAGCGCTGGGAGAGCGCCAGCCCTCGCCGCAGCCAGCGCGCTCCCGGCGGGGTTTCCAGCTGCGCTCACGGAGCAGAGATGGTTTTAGCAACTGTTGTATCGCAGCAGTCCCCGGCCCGAAGCGGAGTTGGCCTTTCGCAGGAGAAACCTGCTCGCTCAGCCCCAGCGAGGCCCTCGGAGCAGCTGCAAGACCAAGGGGTcgggctgccgccggcggcaGGGCTGCACCCAGCTCCCGACCCAGAGGAAGCAGCTCCAGAGGTTGCCCTGCACCCTCCGGGGGACGGAGCAAGCGGGGACCCGTCTGCCCCACGCACCTGCCCCTCGGCAGTGAGGTTGAGGTCAGGCCAGCTCGTGCCACACATggagctctgctcctgcctgggGCGAGCAGCCAGAGGGAAACCTCCACGCGCTGGAACCCTTCCTGCCACAGCTGAGTGGCTACCATGACCCGCTGCTGCTCCGCGAGCCGCCACGGCTGTGTCCGGAGCGCCCAGACGCTGCACAGAGGGTCCAGTGTGGCCGAGACCACCGACTCTGCAGAGGCGGCACCCAGGTGCTGCTTTCAAAGACCACCCCCAGACCCGTGACCCCCCAGCGACCTCCCAGCCCCAAACAAAcctctgccaggccccaggcATCCCTCCCCAGTTCATGTTGGCAAGGCGTTAGCGCGCAGGTAACGAGAGCGTTGTCCAGACTTCGCACCGTCCGCCGGCTCTGTAACCCATCCAGGGCCACGGCATGGCTGTGCCAACCCCAGGGGGGCTCCCAGGGAAGGGGGACACGGGACAGAGCCGCACTCCAGTCCCTCCATCCCCTCTTTGCAGCAAGCCAATCCACGCCAGAAGAAACCCCTCCAAAAGCAGCTTtggggagagctgcagccacgTGAGCCCCGGTGAGTGTGCGTGCAGCACCACGCACCTTTTCTCAAGCCTCTCACATCTTGTATCTGCCCCAGCAGATACAGTCCCAGTCCAAAGTGCCCATCACTCCCTGGAGCCAGGCCTTAGTGCTAGGTTTGAGTTAGTGTAGCAAATCCCATCCTCTTGCAAGGTCCTGATCTTTGCTAAACGCCAGCAGGTCAGAGGGCCAATGGCCTCTGCTCCCCTTATTGCCTTTGCCAGGGCCCCGGCCTGCACCATCACCATCCTCTAACCTCAGCAGGCTGCAGGGGAAAccaagccccctcccccccaagacTTCCTTCCCAGGGGAAGGAAATTTTCCCACTCCAGCTGGCCTGGGAGATACCAAGAGCGAGATGTTATCAGGCAGAGCAGGCTCCAAAGCCAGAGGACAGCTCTAATTATTAAGAGCCAATTCCATTACAGCAATCTCAGCCCCAGGGCAACACAGCCCTGATTTTCCAGAGGGGCCAAGTGCCACCGAAGCAGCTTACCCTCTGCACCCGCAGGAAAAACAAATTACGCAAGTgtggagcagccctgcagcagtccCCAGGGAACAACGCTGTCCCCGCACGTCACCAaaccccgctgctcctgctctagCAGAGCTGATAACGCGCCCCTGCAGCATTTAGCTCCAGCCCTCgtttttctttcagagagctCCCAGATCCTTCTCACTTCCATCCGTGTTCACCTCCCTCTCTGGTTTGTTGCTGCAAGCACATTGGCTCTGCCCAGACATCCTCCGTGCCTCCTGCTCCGGCAGGCTCCAGCCAAAGCCCAAGCGTGGGCGCACGGCTCCccgaggctgcccgggggaggaATCGGCGTCCAGCCGCAGGACACGCAACAAAGACCATCCGCGTTCTGCCAGCGGCTGTGGCGAGGAGAGCTGGAGAGAAGCCAGAACCAGAGGTGTCAACGTTAACCTCCGCCCTCCCAGCTCACAGCCCAGCGCAGCTTGGAAAGACCCCCACGGAGCAGATGCAGTTGTCCTGGACAGGGGAGCTCATTGCATTTAGCTTCAGCTGAACCAGGTAGAGCAGACGCAGTTTTTGGCTGCACACAGCGGGATGATGGGGGGGAGGCAGCTTTTCCAGAGCCTGCTGAGAGCAGGTGACAGAgcacatggggaaactgaggcaggggacaGTAAAACACATTAGTCAGCAAATCCATATGTTCTTCCCCAGCTATTCCCCATTTTccttttggggttgggggggggagaaggggaggaggaggatgggaagGAGGAATGCAAGTCATCCGAAAGGCCCAAGAAAGCAGACAGAAAGTCACGGTCTTAACCAAccttcttatttctttatttgaaaggCACAGCTTGTACGTCCTCGATACAGCATTTTCAGTTCCTCTTATTATAGGTCAAGTGAttaaacacaaaaagcaaaacaagatctCTCTAAAGGACTATATACAAACACCAGATTATTTAattgtattctttttttgttccatttttgtttttttagaagaCACGCTAGCGCACGGAAATAAGAACAGAGAAAGCTGCTGTATCCTCTACATGGGGGTGGGGGCACAGGAAGGGGGAGGACCAAGAAAGGCTGTCACgcgctctgcctcctcctttgccCCAGTCCTCTCCTCGCCTCCCGCACCCCCAGGAGGGCGGGTGCTATGCCACAGGGGAGCGGGTGGCAGGGACTCCCCCTCCAGCCCTAGGTCAAGGAGCAGCGCGAGGAAAAGAAACCTGGCAGCCAGAGAGCATTGTACTATTCCGGTGCTGCAGGACTGGTTAAAAACAGATACATGCAGAACAGCAAGGTGCCGGCCTGGTATTAGTGCAGGAGGGATGTGGGGGAGGACAGGACCAGAATCAGGGAGATGCAAAGAGATCAAGAGCGttcgggaggaggaggaggtggcttgggagggggggaaatccCAGCAAGGAGTTGTGCAGAAACCGTTAGGATCAAGGGTCATCTTTAAATACCAAGTGGGGCAGGTGGAAGGGAGCCTTGCGGTACCCGAGGAGCCAAGACTGCCGAGCGGCCCCAGAGCAGCGCGAGCCAGGCTCTGGCTCGGCTCTGCGACGGAGCAGGAGCGGGGATGGGGAAGCCAGGCTGGGCACAGGGAGAACACGATCGGCCACATGGTTACTGCTATGGCGCTTTTATTGCTGCGGAGCGGCCCATCTGCAGGGACGACAGTGGGGGCACCCCCCAGGCGCTGCTGCCCATGGGAACAGACCTGGCAAGCTGCCACCAAACACAAGCCCCCACAATTCTGCTGCACAGCAACTAGAGAGAGATACTGCATCTTGCATTGAACccatcccctcccaccccccaacagccccctccccccatcccctctATTCACTCTAATCAGATTTCTCCCCGTCATCATCTTGGTGGGCATCTCCGTCATGGCCGTTCTTGTCCTCCTTGGAGAGGTGAGCTTGGGAGCCCAGGGCCGAGAGCGAGAGGAGCCCCGTGCCGGCGCTGACAGCGGGGAGGGATGGGGGCTGGAGGCCCACGGGGAGCGgagtcagaggcagagcaaggGCCTGAAGCTGCGAGAGCTGGTGAGCTTGAAGCTGCTGCTGTAGAGAACGACGGACAGATGGGAAGATAGGAGAGGGATATTGTCATTTTCAGTGCACTCAGACTCTAATTCACCCTCCCTCAACTCAAGGCCCCAGGCTGCCTGGGCAGGCATACTGTGCCAGCAACCAAGCTCAAACCGGGGACCTCGAGGCAGAGTCCTGGAGAGCACCACAGGCTGAGGTTTTAAGGAAGAGTCCAAACTCCTTGGGCTGTGACAGCCTCAAGAGAATGCTTGACAGCAGGTCCCTAACATGAcatgcagcccccagcccacagGGCATCTGGCCCCAGGCTTTGGCATGCCCCAAGGATGCGGTTAAACCCCTTCCTGACCTCAACCCAGAACAGATGGTGTTTTCATTCAAGGGAGCTGCTGCGGTTCCTGCTCAAAAACCATAACTCCTCTCCTCACACCCAGATGGGACAGAGCAGGAATCCATGCAACCCCACGCCCACCTTAAAACAAGCCTGGCCAAAACCAACCCCATGAAGCTGGAGCCAGCTCAGCACAGCATCCGCAGCCTCATCTTGGCAGGGTTACAGCAGTGTACATAGAGCAGCCTGCTCTCAGCACGCTGGGCACCTCTGTGTGTCATGACTCCcctgcttgcctctgcctcagagTCCAAAGGCATGGAtgcctctccctcctaacccaaACTAAACATGCACCACGTACACGGATGATGGAGTTCAGTTCTGGTGCTGTCACCTGCTTGGCTCGCTCAATGGCTCCCAGGACTTGCTGCTGATGCTGGCGTGGAGAGAACAGAGGAGTTAAGAGTCATTTTGATCTGTGGTAGCGAAGAGCAGACCGAGGCAGGGAAGGAGACAAAATTGTCTCATTCCAGGTCTCCACCCAAAGGGTTAAGCAGGTCCCCTCTCATTTCCCATCCTCATCCTGTTCTGTACATGCTGGCAGCTGGAAAGGCCCAGCAGTCCTTGACCAAAGGGCTCTAAAGGCCTCAAAAATGAGATACccccttaaaacaaacaaacaaaacactaaaaTCAGACACTCTTGAGGAGCTCCTCAGTCCTTGGGACATGTCCTGAGTCCCGATCTGGAGCGGCTGGATGATGCTCCTGTGGAGGAGTCGAACACGGCTGCTCCAAACACCGGTAGGAAAAACAGCTGTATCACGTACTTTAAGAAATAAAGGATGCCTGTGTTTGCTTCCCTGATAGCACAAGGTCTCCAAACACTAGGTCTGCCCATTTCACTCCAGCAAGtggatttttctttccatcttggCAGGAGGACAGGGTTGCAGAGGGGGAAGGAGTTGCATTAAGATGCAAAGAGCTTAGTTGTGGCTTAGTTATTAGCCAGCTCTGATCTGATCAGGAAGCTACTTTGTCTTCCCTTTGAGCGGGTGTAGGGGAGGAATACAGCCTGTCCCCCCAACCCCACAGCTAATCCAGACCAAGAAACACAGCCTCCACAATACAACTAATcctgacccccctccccccccccaaaaaaaaaaaaaaaaaaaacacccagccaTGAAAAGGGTGTTGGAGTTCACGGTCTCGGAGAGGTGCTGTGGGGAGATGGACAGATACTGCACTAAAGGTGCTTCATCATCCTCCTGCCTCAGGCAgcatctccctcccctcccttgaGCACTCCCAATTAATCTCTCAGGGGAGTAGGAGGAGCACATCAGCTGCATTAATTAATGAGGCAGAGGAACTAGATCTCAAGGAGGAGCCATATGgaggtattttttaaatacactccCTCCCCCAATTAGCTGCCCGAAGCTCCCACCACCCCTCACAGAAGTGGCCGATGACTCAGGAATCATGGGAGCAGTGAGAGAACAGAGCCCATCTTTGTCCACAGCTTCCCAACAAAGGAGGACAGGACGGACATATCAGCCATAACCCAAGGGTTTGGGGGAGGGCTGCTTTAAAGACTCTAAGCCAGGCTTCTCTTTTAAGAGCTCATCCCCATGCAGGAGCTTAGAGCAAGCGACAAAGTTTTCCAGGCCTCCTGTGCCCTGGGTGAGGAGCTGGTTGGGAAGAGCCTATGTGTAGAGTGCCCAGGCTGGATGTCCAAAGGTACCTGGCCTCACAGAGGGAACAGGGGCCTCCATCCCTTTGTCACCAAAGCACTCCCTGATTCAGGGTTGAGTAAGAACCAGGGGGAGTTACCTCTTGCGAAAGGTAGGGCAGGACCTGAGCACAAATCCCATTTAACCTCTTGACAATTTCAGCCTGGaacatggagggggaaaaaaaaaccagaaaggaAAGACATCAGATGAGACCGGAGTTAGCACTGGACTGACCATCCTGAGCACGAGCtatcccagcttccccccttcGTGAGGCAGGGCCCCCAGCTCCAGAGTGGCCTAATAAAATTCACAAGTACACCTGGAAAAGCCTGGCAGCATCCTTGTGTGTGTTGACGGGGGAGGCAAGGGGGATTTTGCCCCTAAGGCCCCTCCCCAAATAGTTAAATAAATCAATGCTGCTGACTGCACAGAGCAAGTTTTCAATATTCTTTTCCCTCTCAGCGTTTCCAGTATTCATTTAATGAAGTCAGGGGCAACCAGAGATAAAATTTATTATAGACTCAGGTGGGGACGTGTTGAATTATGTTCAGCTTGCGGACACAGACgcttgtgctgctgctggaaccctcgttcttccctcagaaacggTGGCTGCTTGGAGTCTCCTTGGACTCTCctcctccactcccctccccaaatcCAGAGAATTCGTCCGCTGCCCACTTCCCTGCAGCTGAGCTGGCAGGACAGAAACCATTCAAGCAGACTGCAAAGATGGGGGCAGCTTCTTCACTAACCCCACGCAAGCAGGTGGCAAACGTGTGAGGTTTTGAATGCTTTTCTCCTAGTAAAGAGTGAAGCTATCAGCCCTTTGCAAATCACTTTCCAACAGAATTAGAAGAAATACAGACCTGAAGGGTTTAGGCATGCATCAAAACTGGCGAGAGGCCCCAACCAGCACAAGTAAGAAGTGGCACAGGATGGGAGTGAATTCATAGGAGTGCAGTGAGGATTCATGGCTCAAATCTTTTTGCGAGCAGGCAGGTTTTCCCAGGGAAGCCAGGATCACTGGCTTATCTAAGAGGGTGACTGGATCACAGGCTTTAAGTACCTTCGTAGGGAGCAGAAGTGTGCTGAAGGGCTTATAACTGAGCTGAGAAACGTACAGATGACTTTGTGACTGGAAGATGAAGCCAGCTAGAGTCAGACTCAGAGGAGACTCACGTTGTTAACAGTGCAGGTAATTAGCTACTGGGGGTTATTAACAACTTAACCACTAGCGATGGTAATGAATAAACTTATCCAGGCTGCAACAGAGTCTCCTCACAGGGAGGCTTTTTTAGAAGTTCTGCAAACAAGTTATCTAATCACGGTTCAAGAGAAATGCTGTCTGATCTGTgagaggatggggggggggtggctggggaaagGCCAAAGGCATTCTCACATACAGGCAGTCATGAAAACTCTTCCTGGACATTAAAGAAGGCAGCACATCTACAAGCTTGCCAGGGGCCTGGGAAACAGGTCTGGGAGAGACCCCGACAGTCATTTCCTGCCCTCCGCTCTGGACTCATGTTTATGGATTCTGACATGACAACTCTGGCACCTTCCCTGCACAATCTTGTCCAGGGCTTAAATACCTGTTCAGGTCCCAGGGGAAGATCAAAGTGTACCTGCAGCACAGAATTGCTGCCAGCATGATCTCTAAAGGTGAGGAGGGATCCCTGTGTTTCAAAAGGGTTTGCAAGGGCAGCCTTTTGCCAGGGcaattatttttcctcccaacagggaaatattttttaaggtctgagaaaaacaaaacaagagagagaaagagagggagaaagagagagaaagtgaaccTCCTCCACCACCCAGGAGCTAGCAAACCCAAAAGAAGCTTCAGCATTTTACAGGCTCGTGGCATTTCTAGTTCCTGAAATGCCACCAAAGTGACAGGGCAAAACACAGCAGACAACCCACCCTCCCCAGGAACTAGAGCTCTTGGAAATGCCCCTCCTACCTGTTTGTGCATTTCGATATTCAGCCCATAGGACATCTCGTAATACTGtagagcaggggaaaagagaatttaaaaaaaaatatatatatatataaaatgagtcAAGTCTGTACAAGGTAAAGACACTCCATGAACCAGTACTGAAAACTGCTGAAGTTTTTCTAACAGCTTTCTACAAAAACTGGGCAAGGatagagggaagagaagaagccTGCTCCCAGACAAACAAACACAGCAGGAGGCAAACACAAATGCAGACACAGATCTTCTCCAGGTCTAAGGCAGAAATATCCAAATCCAGGGTCTCTCTGCCCACCTAGCTCCAGCCTAGCACTGTTtcagatggaaaacagaaaacttgcCAACCGGGCCTCATCCAATACCCCACCCAGACACCTTCTGGCGCTCTAAATCAAGGTGAGCACCACTGCTTCAAACCCAAGAAAGGACTCAGGGCTCCAAGAACTTCTCCTAACTATGTCCATGGCCAAAAGAGAGGCAGCTTGACTCTACAAACTTTGCCTGGCTCATATCCCAAAGCCCACATGGCTGGTTCTGCAGTGAATGGAAGAGATCACAACTGGGCTTCATCTAGCAAGTAACACATCCAGCTGCACACAGCTTCAGCTGTTTGGGAAGaagctgtgtaaaaaaaaaaaaaaagaaaaaaagaaaaagaaaagaaaaaacaataaaaaacaaacaaaaacccacccccACAGCAACAGACAGCTATAAAGCAATCTATTGGCAGGAGAAGCTAATTCCTGACCCCCTCGAAGAAGCTGTTTTAAGGCTGATGTTTGAGAGTTTAGAAGTAAGTCTCCCTCAGCTTGCAGGCTGGAATCCTGACTcttccaaagagaaagaaaatccacTTCTGCACTCATTTAATTCAAAGAAGAGAAGATTGTGTCCTTGGGATTTTGGTACCGACTCCACAAGTCTGAGAAGCGCCCAGTTTGGTATCACCATTATTTCAGTCTGATTTAACGCCACTGCTGGTTCTCAAGGTTTCTTTGCATTCTGAAGACTGGAGCAGGAAGTGGGAACTTGACCCCTGAGCTGCTAATTGTTTCTTATTCAAAAATCTGAGCAGCTGCAACAGCTTCGAACATTCACAGAAACCCTCCTCTTCACTTCCTGCGACTTGCTGCTGGTCGGGAGCGACAGCAGCTCTGTGCGAATCCAGCTCGGAGCAACACAGCCAAAATCTCtagggcaggagctgctgcatgCTTGCAGGCTGGTAGGACAGTAGGACCCTGTGAAGCCTGGAGCTCTGCGTGATTAGGAAGagcctccctcccagccctgccggttCAGCTGACAGTAACCTGAATCAATTCTGGCGACTGTCAGCAtcaaggggggaggaggggggagaatcTCACCCAGCCGCACCTGGAAATGAGTTTCCATGCaggctgcagggcccaggaagAGATCATTTAGCAGTGAGAATGGGGACACAATTAAAAGCCTGGCTTCCCCATTCCCATACAATGAAACTAGGGACCTATTCTCCTTTGCCCCCACCCCAAGCATGCCCTGCTCACTGTAGCCTAGGAGTCTGGACACACAGACAGCGCAGGAGTATGGACAGGAGAAAGCAGGGGCCAGCTCTGttatttctcatttcaaattCATAACTCTTCTCTGAAGAGCTGCTGTATTAATTTCTACATCTTatctcttccttccagggcaggtgcagcaGTTGGCAGGCTGGCACCAGCTCATCTTTATGGACAGCATCACAAACTCCTGTTAACTCCTTGATAGAAAAGCAACAGACCACTGCCTGGCCCTGCATCCCTCACCTGTGCTACAAGGGGCTCTTGCATGGGTGGAATGACAGAGGCACTACCTGGAAGCCAAACTGTCATCCTACCTACAAGAATATGGCTAAGTGTTTCCTAGAGGATTTCTTTCTTTAGAGAGCTCCAGTTAAGCCTGCAGCCTACATGTGGCACCACTTCTCACACCTTTCCCAGGCATCGCCCTGGGCTTTGCACACTTTGTGCTgggacacacatgcacaccacaGACTAGAAGTGCCAGCTCTTTGTACTGTGGCTCTGCGAGGCTGTTGGGGTCAAGGGAACGTGCAGAAGGCCTGAACTTTTGCACGGCAGCTAattcctgcttccagctcccaTCAGCCTTATGTGGTTTCTCAGCTTTGCAACTGCTCAAAGCACAGCTTCATCTGTCACTTGCCATGACTCTCTGTCTTCCCAGCAGGGCATCTCCCAGAGTTTCCAAACATCACCCCATTGGTacctcacagctctttctcaggTATATAAGAGCTGTCACTTTCCTCAAGGCACAGAGAGCAAGGTCATGCAGTGAGTCAGTGGCAGGGCCAAAGATCCTGACTCCTAGACAGGGCTGAAATCACCAGATTGTCTTTATCTCAGCAGCATTTAAGCCTCAAGCACTGTCCAGCCCTCCTCAATCTCTCTCTGTTCTTTGCCTTCTTCAGAGGGGAGCCGCCTCTGCTTCTCCAGGGGTCAGTTAAAGGCTGGCAAGGTTCTTCTGCCTGCAGCTTGCAGAACAAGGGCACTTGCCAGGCACCAGCTCTGATAACCCCCTTTACCACTCTGCAAGTGTTAAAATATCACCAGGATGATTCCTGTACAGCTAGGAGATCCCCAAGCACCCTGACAATCTTGCTCTGCTCCACAGGACCCCACACACCTATTCCTCCCGCTGTCTGTTATACTAAAGCTGTTGGGGCAGGTTCTGTCACAGGCTCCAGCACCAGTTGCACAGGCTACTCTGCCCTGCACATCCTCTCTCAAGTAAATTTGGTTCTTCATGCTTCATTGCCAATTGGCTCAGCTACAGCACTATCCCACAGCAGCTCTACCATCCCTGCCTGACTTTTTGCACTCTCAAGTACCTCTCAATGCTCCTGGTCTCAGGGCACAGGCTCCACGCTCGGCTGTACTGGCTTGAGCCAGGTCTCACTCTTTCACAGGCAGTCAATGTAGGGGCATGGAATGAGTATTTCTTTCAGTCTCAGCTGCCACAGGAACACAGGACTGCAGAGGCAGACCCCCATCACCACCAATCAAGCAGTAACTAGGCCCATCAGTTTTCTATGTCCAACACTTCTCTGCCAGTTCCCTGCATTTCAACAATCCACTGCATGTGGACAACACGAAATACCAAAATAGCCCTGCTTGCAGAAAAGTCGACACCAACCTTGCCTACAGATCTGCTGTTCCATGGGGCAAAAGCTCTCTGCCAAACAAAACCCAGGCACGAGCACCTGCTCCGCTGTTCAGTCCCCACCCGTGCCACCCACACATTTTCTGCTGCCAGGACAGGTTCTTACCATGACGTAGTGACGCTGCATCTCTGATTTCTCG
This sequence is a window from Struthio camelus isolate bStrCam1 chromosome 26, bStrCam1.hap1, whole genome shotgun sequence. Protein-coding genes within it:
- the TLE5 gene encoding TLE family member 5 isoform X1; its protein translation is MMFPQSRHSGSSHLPQQLKFTTSDSCDRIKDEFQLLQAQYHSLKLECDKLASEKSEMQRHYVMYYEMSYGLNIEMHKQAEIVKRLNGICAQVLPYLSQEHQQQVLGAIERAKQVTAPELNSIIRQQLQAHQLSQLQALALPLTPLPVGLQPPSLPAVSAGTGLLSLSALGSQAHLSKEDKNGHDGDAHQDDDGEKSD
- the TLE5 gene encoding TLE family member 5 isoform X2; translated protein: MMFPQSRHSGSSHLPQQLKFTTSDSCDRIKDEFQLLQAQYHSLKLECDKLASEKSEMQRHYVMYYEMSYGLNIEMHKQAEIVKRLNGICAQVLPYLSQEHQQQVLGAIERAKQVTAPELNSIIRQLQAHQLSQLQALALPLTPLPVGLQPPSLPAVSAGTGLLSLSALGSQAHLSKEDKNGHDGDAHQDDDGEKSD
- the TLE5 gene encoding TLE family member 5 isoform X3, whose amino-acid sequence is MMFPQSRHSGSSHLPQQLKFTTSDSCDRIKDEFQLLQAQYHSLKLECDKLASEKSEMQRHYVMYYEMSYGLNIEMHKQHQQQVLGAIERAKQVTAPELNSIIRQQLQAHQLSQLQALALPLTPLPVGLQPPSLPAVSAGTGLLSLSALGSQAHLSKEDKNGHDGDAHQDDDGEKSD
- the TLE5 gene encoding TLE family member 5 isoform X4, which encodes MMFPQSRHSGSSHLPQQLKFTTSDSCDRIKDEFQLLQAQYHSLKLECDKLASEKSEMQRHYVMYYEMSYGLNIEMHKQHQQQVLGAIERAKQVTAPELNSIIRQLQAHQLSQLQALALPLTPLPVGLQPPSLPAVSAGTGLLSLSALGSQAHLSKEDKNGHDGDAHQDDDGEKSD